Proteins from a genomic interval of Phenylobacterium sp. LH3H17:
- a CDS encoding aspartate/glutamate racemase family protein, which translates to MSLVLGVLGGMGPAATLDFLAKLQALTPAERDQDHIRTIVDINPQVPDRNDPFAKPGPVLAEMAGALHGAGADVLAIACNTAHAHADLISRSSGLPLIDMIGTAAAAARDTGAHRAGVLGTRPAIKLYREYLAAQGMGLVTLPPERQEAFMALLYQIKSGDRSAQLGAEMAALAAELVAGGAEAVIAGCTEVPLVLGPAAVRVPLIDAAEELAKRCVAVCLGLEPVPELI; encoded by the coding sequence ATGAGCCTGGTCCTAGGCGTGCTCGGCGGCATGGGCCCAGCTGCCACCCTCGACTTTCTGGCCAAGCTCCAGGCCCTGACCCCGGCCGAGCGGGACCAGGACCACATCCGCACCATCGTCGATATCAATCCCCAGGTGCCGGACCGCAATGACCCCTTCGCCAAGCCCGGCCCGGTCCTGGCCGAGATGGCCGGCGCCCTGCACGGCGCCGGCGCCGACGTCCTGGCCATCGCCTGCAACACCGCCCACGCCCACGCCGACCTGATCTCGCGCTCCTCGGGCCTGCCGCTGATCGACATGATCGGCACGGCCGCCGCCGCCGCGCGGGACACCGGGGCCCATCGGGCCGGGGTGCTGGGCACGCGTCCGGCCATCAAGCTCTATCGGGAATACCTGGCCGCCCAGGGGATGGGCCTGGTGACCCTGCCGCCCGAGCGCCAGGAGGCCTTCATGGCTCTGCTCTACCAGATCAAGTCGGGCGACCGGTCGGCTCAGCTCGGCGCCGAGATGGCCGCCCTGGCCGCCGAGCTGGTGGCCGGCGGCGCCGAGGCGGTGATCGCCGGCTGCACCGAGGTTCCCCTGGTGCTGGGCCCCGCCGCCGTCCGCGTGCCGCTGATCGACGCCGCAGAGGAGCTGGCCAAGCGCTGCGTCGCCGTCTGCCTGGGCCTCGAGCCCGTGCCGGAACTGATCTAG